A genome region from Picosynechococcus sp. PCC 7002 includes the following:
- the nthB gene encoding nitrile hydratase subunit beta translates to MKLQHNLGGLEGLDPINAETQVFVEPWEQRIFGIHTAMMALSNHLSDSLPDYAIEEVPTTFKSFWTWGHLRMGAEGMHPFDYFRLRYYEKWLGGISGFFISEGYITQEELDARTAELLENSEKAAAPLPDGGAAEIDAQVLKYLQEGDSPMRELPAPPKFSVGDQVRIKNVSPADHSRLPGHLKGHVAEVVLVYEGAFTYFFPTEDGIGTPMPVYSLAFKNKDIWPESLTEPNSLYYNDIFEVYIEAV, encoded by the coding sequence ATGAAACTACAGCATAATCTGGGGGGGCTAGAAGGGCTCGACCCTATCAATGCCGAAACTCAAGTATTTGTCGAACCTTGGGAACAGCGTATTTTTGGCATTCACACCGCCATGATGGCACTCAGCAATCATCTGAGTGACTCGCTGCCCGACTATGCAATTGAGGAAGTGCCCACCACTTTTAAAAGCTTTTGGACTTGGGGACACTTGCGCATGGGGGCCGAAGGCATGCACCCTTTTGACTACTTCCGTTTGCGCTACTACGAAAAATGGTTAGGAGGCATTTCCGGTTTTTTTATTTCTGAAGGGTACATCACCCAGGAAGAACTGGATGCTCGCACTGCTGAATTGCTAGAGAACAGCGAAAAGGCGGCGGCACCCTTACCGGATGGAGGTGCTGCCGAAATCGACGCCCAAGTTTTGAAGTATCTGCAAGAAGGGGACTCACCGATGCGAGAGCTTCCCGCCCCACCAAAATTTAGTGTGGGCGATCAGGTTCGCATCAAAAATGTCTCACCGGCTGACCATAGCCGCTTACCTGGGCATCTGAAGGGACATGTAGCGGAAGTGGTGCTGGTGTACGAAGGTGCGTTTACTTACTTCTTTCCCACAGAAGATGGCATTGGCACACCGATGCCCGTGTATAGTCTGGCCTTTAAGAATAAGGATATTTGGCCAGAATCTTTGACTGAGCCCAATTCGCTCTACTACAACGACATTTTTGAAGTGTATATCGAAGCTGTGTAA
- a CDS encoding DUF1097 domain-containing protein, producing the protein MKQSEALTISIGVLGGVDVFLTATVIPVPVWVTFTAWASFFIVGGGVRGFIKSISCNITGIIIAALSLWAIDLIGPNPLVAAICVGIGSAGMVQASKLPFTHGITPAIVWGFSQTVGTVAVTGNPVTAAVPNNPVLIAIVAMILGNLFGYLSEAWGKAMTTSTVATARE; encoded by the coding sequence ATGAAACAATCCGAAGCCTTAACGATTAGCATCGGCGTACTCGGCGGTGTTGATGTTTTCCTGACTGCAACGGTCATCCCTGTGCCGGTTTGGGTCACTTTTACTGCCTGGGCCTCCTTTTTTATTGTGGGGGGCGGTGTGCGGGGCTTTATTAAGTCTATTTCTTGCAATATTACCGGCATTATTATTGCCGCCCTCTCACTGTGGGCTATCGACTTGATTGGGCCAAATCCACTAGTGGCTGCCATTTGTGTGGGCATTGGTAGTGCTGGTATGGTGCAGGCCTCAAAATTACCCTTTACCCACGGCATTACACCAGCCATTGTCTGGGGTTTTTCGCAAACCGTAGGGACGGTAGCAGTAACCGGTAATCCCGTAACTGCTGCTGTCCCCAACAATCCGGTGTTAATTGCGATCGTCGCCATGATTCTTGGCAACTTATTCGGCTATCTGTCCGAAGCGTGGGGCAAAGCCATGACCACTTCTACCGTTGCCACAGCGCGGGAATAA
- a CDS encoding CobW family GTP-binding protein, whose amino-acid sequence MKSLQGLIPTTVLTGYLGAGKTTLLNYILTAQHGKRIAVIVNEFGEIGIDNQLVIDADEEIFEMNNGCICCTVRSDLIRIVSNLMERSEDFDYLMIETTGLADPAPVIQSFFMDEVMRSRLLLDAIVTVVDAKYIWEHWDSSEAQEQIAFADVILLNKVDLVSPFILEELEQRIRIMNAIAKIHQTQHCKISLDTVLGVGAFDLKNALSIDPEFLDEAAHDHDETVTSISIQETGVVNGEQFNRWLYQLVQARGPDLFRMKGILDMDNASRRFVFQGVHMTLDGRPGRPWQAGETRRNELVFIGRDLDEVELRCGFNECLI is encoded by the coding sequence ATAAAATCTTTGCAAGGCCTGATTCCAACTACTGTCTTAACCGGGTATTTAGGTGCCGGTAAAACCACTCTACTCAACTATATTTTGACCGCTCAACACGGTAAGCGTATCGCTGTTATTGTGAATGAGTTTGGAGAGATCGGCATTGACAACCAATTGGTGATTGATGCTGATGAAGAAATCTTCGAGATGAACAATGGTTGTATCTGCTGCACGGTGCGGAGTGACCTAATCCGAATTGTCAGCAATTTGATGGAGCGCTCCGAAGATTTTGACTACTTAATGATTGAAACGACGGGGCTAGCTGATCCGGCGCCGGTCATTCAGTCCTTTTTTATGGATGAAGTGATGCGCTCTCGCTTGTTATTAGACGCCATTGTCACCGTCGTTGATGCTAAGTACATCTGGGAGCATTGGGATAGTAGTGAAGCCCAAGAACAAATTGCTTTCGCTGATGTGATTTTGCTGAATAAAGTCGATCTAGTGTCGCCGTTCATTCTAGAAGAGCTAGAGCAGCGCATTCGGATTATGAATGCGATCGCCAAAATTCACCAGACGCAACACTGCAAAATTTCACTGGACACGGTGCTGGGGGTGGGTGCTTTCGATCTAAAGAATGCTCTCAGTATCGATCCAGAGTTTCTCGACGAAGCTGCCCATGACCACGACGAAACCGTAACCTCAATTTCGATTCAGGAAACGGGTGTCGTCAATGGCGAACAATTTAATCGCTGGCTCTATCAATTGGTACAAGCCCGTGGGCCCGATCTTTTCCGTATGAAAGGCATTCTCGACATGGACAATGCCAGCCGTCGCTTCGTATTCCAAGGTGTACACATGACTCTAGATGGCCGTCCAGGACGCCCTTGGCAAGCGGGAGAAACGCGGCGCAATGAACTGGTCTTTATCGGTCGCGATTTAGACGAGGTCGAACTGCGGTGCGGTTTTAACGAGTGCTTGATATAA
- a CDS encoding ParM/StbA family protein: protein MSKLKIVIDPGSSATKVVYQREGDSIQCFTMAPYCAAVPPDYPKSAGWGMNYTHVENAWISHKEACYLLGASAKKFQGSAIRNNDLKYIKALYKILGVLCHVQTLIQETLPIDLGILLPFDEYVTKDRLEEGLVAAQETVLYCGRSLSLDLNEITICPEGAGLFLQGLPRKINPQLARVAVLVIGHRNTSWLVTDKGYPSVMESVTNNLGFRWLVQEVQKRTGHKDEIALAEMIFTGKNLRPELQQEIKKCLPLYWQQIRLFLTEQNPVDYVVCGGGAAMLLEQEIMGHLSGKVSWANHLARGVVKSGIKDRVMARRLVDSYGLLHSL, encoded by the coding sequence ATGTCCAAACTCAAAATCGTTATTGACCCCGGCAGTAGCGCCACGAAAGTGGTCTACCAGCGAGAGGGAGATTCAATCCAATGCTTTACCATGGCCCCCTATTGCGCGGCAGTGCCCCCGGACTATCCGAAATCTGCTGGGTGGGGGATGAACTATACCCACGTTGAAAATGCCTGGATATCCCATAAAGAAGCCTGCTATCTCCTGGGAGCTAGTGCCAAGAAATTTCAAGGTTCGGCTATCCGGAACAATGACCTGAAATACATCAAAGCCCTGTACAAAATCCTGGGGGTGCTATGCCATGTGCAGACCCTCATCCAGGAAACATTACCCATCGACCTGGGGATTCTGTTGCCCTTTGATGAATATGTCACAAAAGACCGCCTAGAAGAAGGATTAGTCGCCGCCCAGGAAACAGTCCTCTATTGCGGGAGATCTCTATCCCTAGATCTCAACGAAATCACCATCTGCCCAGAAGGCGCAGGGCTCTTTCTTCAGGGATTGCCCAGAAAAATTAACCCCCAATTAGCCCGGGTTGCTGTATTGGTAATTGGTCATCGTAATACCTCATGGTTAGTGACCGACAAAGGTTATCCCTCAGTGATGGAATCAGTGACCAATAACCTCGGCTTTCGGTGGCTGGTGCAAGAAGTGCAGAAGCGTACAGGCCATAAGGATGAAATAGCCCTCGCAGAGATGATTTTCACCGGGAAAAATCTCCGCCCAGAACTCCAACAGGAGATAAAAAAATGTCTCCCTCTGTATTGGCAACAAATCCGGCTATTTCTCACTGAACAAAACCCCGTGGACTATGTGGTGTGCGGTGGTGGCGCAGCAATGCTCCTGGAACAAGAAATCATGGGCCATTTATCAGGGAAAGTGAGCTGGGCGAATCATCTGGCCCGGGGGGTCGTGAAATCAGGCATTAAGGATCGGGTGATGGCCCGCCGTCTGGTGGACAGCTACGGACTTTTACACAGCCTATAG
- a CDS encoding helix-turn-helix domain-containing protein, whose product MTPTLDKQNYAQLLMDAMPKVIETEAEYEQTLARVEGLLFQQKKSLAEQSLLKLLVLLVEQYETKHFSISKVSPHEVLQHLMEANGMSQKDLVGVIGSSGVVSEVVNGKRSISKSQARALGRIFNVDPGLFI is encoded by the coding sequence ATGACCCCTACTTTAGATAAACAAAACTATGCCCAACTTCTAATGGATGCTATGCCCAAGGTCATCGAGACTGAAGCTGAGTATGAGCAGACATTGGCGCGGGTAGAAGGTCTACTCTTTCAGCAGAAAAAAAGCTTAGCTGAACAGTCCCTACTCAAGCTCCTTGTACTGTTGGTGGAACAGTATGAGACAAAGCATTTTTCGATATCGAAGGTTTCTCCCCATGAAGTGTTACAGCATTTGATGGAGGCGAATGGCATGAGCCAAAAAGATTTAGTGGGAGTGATCGGCTCAAGCGGGGTTGTTTCCGAGGTTGTTAATGGAAAAAGGAGCATCAGTAAATCTCAAGCCAGGGCATTAGGCCGCATTTTTAATGTTGATCCAGGCTTGTTTATTTAG
- a CDS encoding type II toxin-antitoxin system HigB family toxin, giving the protein MHLISISKLRQDAAKYSDSKSALDAWYAVIKQAQWQNLEEVRKTYRDAEAVGNFTVFNIKGNKYRLIVGIDYPSQTVYYKYFLTHAEYDKDTWKNDPYFR; this is encoded by the coding sequence ATGCACTTAATCAGCATCAGCAAACTAAGGCAAGATGCAGCCAAATACTCTGATAGTAAATCAGCCCTAGATGCTTGGTATGCAGTGATCAAGCAGGCCCAATGGCAAAATCTAGAAGAGGTTCGGAAAACCTATCGAGACGCGGAGGCCGTCGGAAATTTTACTGTATTTAACATCAAGGGGAATAAATATCGCTTAATCGTTGGCATCGACTACCCATCTCAAACCGTTTACTACAAATATTTTTTGACCCACGCTGAGTACGACAAGGACACTTGGAAAAATGACCCCTACTTTAGATAA